CGCGGCGACATGAACACAAGGGCCGGTCCGACTCCGTCGGACCGGCCCTTCCCGTCGCTGCCCAGCACCAAAACCAATGACGCCGTCATCACCACAACGAACGTCGCTCAACACCCATGGTCGACAGCGGCAGGGTGCGCAGGGGGCAGGGTGCGGTATTCGATTCACACCCCGTGTGAATCGAGATCCGTTAGCGTCAACTCACGGAACGTCACCTGACGGGAATCAGCCATGGAGCCGAACAGCCTGCTGGACGCGCTACTCGACGAAGCAGGCATGTCCCACGCCGGGCTTGCCGCCCGTGTCAACACCGCCGGATGGGCACGCGGAAGGACACTGAGCTACGACCACACCGCCGTCGGTCGCTGGCTCAAGGGCCAACGCCCCCGCCAGATCGTCCCCGACCTGATCTGCGACATCCTGAGCGAACGTCTGCAACGGCTCCTCAGCCACGATGACATCGGCATGGGCAAGCCCGGCGCAACCCCGCCCCCCACCGCCCTGGCCGGATTCGTCGAGCGTGCCACCGCCCTGTGGCGCTCGGACCAGCAGCAGCGTGCCGATGTCCAAGCCGCCCCGGCCCTGGTCGGTACGGCTGCCGTGATGCCCGTGTGGGAATGGGAGAACCCGCCCGACGACCTCGATGTATCCCGCACCGGAACCCCACGCGTCGGGCTGAGCGACGTCGAGATGCTGCGCGCCGCACGTACCCGCTACGAGAGCATGTACCGGGCATCCGGTGGTGTCGCCACTCGGGGACGCATCGTCGGGTTCCTCACCAGCCACACCGCCCCGCTCCTGCGCGGTTCCTACACCGACCATGTCGGCCGCGACCTGTGCCGAGCTTCCGGGGGCCTGGTCGCAGTCTCCGGGATCTGCGCCTACGACTCCGACGCCCAAGGGTTGGCCCAGCGCTACTTCCACCATGCTCTGCGCCTCGCCAAGGCCTCAGGTGACCGGGCGTTCGGCGGCTACGTGATTGCGCTGCTCGTCAACCAGTCCGTCTTCCTGAAGGACTACCGGCAGGCCGTCGCGTTCGCCGAAGCAGGTCTGCGTACCGCAGGCGGTCACATCAGTCCTGGCCTGGCCACCGACCTCAACGCCATGCAGGCGAAAGCGTTCGCCCGTCTCGGCGACATCCGTGCCGCCCACCGGGCCATGAGTCGCGCCGAGGCCGCAGCGGCAATGATCCGCCCCGACGAGGAACCGCCGGAGACGGGCTACGTTCAGCCCGGGCTCGTCGAAGCCCAGCTCGCCGAGGCGTTGATCAGCCTCCAGGACTGGAGTCCGGCCCACACCTTCGCGGAGGAGGCGGTTCGCAGTCAGGCCCATGCCCGGGGTCGCGTCCACCGCCTCGCCACCCTGACGACAGTGGACCTCGGTCGCGGCGAGCCCGAGTTGGCCGCCGCGAACGCCCTGACCGCCCTGGATATCGCCTCGGGGATGGAGTCGCAGCGGCTGCGGGACCGGTTCGTGGCCCTGCGCGCCAAGCTCGCCGGCCACGGCTCCTCGGCCACACGGGAGGCTGTGGAGCAGATCGACGCGTCACTGTCCGTACCGCTGTAGCGCTGCGATAGCGTCGGCAGGTATTGACGGACGGAAGAGCAGGGGCGCGGGCGTGTCGGATTCGGTGTGGAAGAACCTCGGCGAGCACACGGTGTACGAGAACCCGTGGCTGCGTATCAACCTCGCCGACGTCGAACTCCCCAACGGCCGCCACCTCGACCACTACCTGATGCGGCTGCGGCCCGTCGCCCTCGCCACCTGCGTCAACGAGGACGACGAGGTGCTGCTGCTGTGGCGGCACCGCTTCATCACTGACACCTGGGGCTGGGAACTCGCCGCCGGAGTCGTCGAAGCCGGGGAATCGCTGGAGGCGGCCGCCGCACGGGAGATGCTGGAGGAGACGGGCTGGCGTCCGGGCCCGTTGAAGCATCTGCTGACGGTGGAGCCGTCGAACGGGCTCACGGATGCGCTGCACCATGTGTACTGGTCGGAGAGCGCGGAGTATGTGGGGCATCCGGAGGACGACTTCGAATCCGAGCGGCGCGAATGGGTGCCGCTGGCTCGGGTGCCCGAGATGGTCGCGAAGGGCGACGTACGCTCCGCGAACGCCGTTGCCGCGCTTCTGCTGCTGCACCACATGCGGGTGGCATAGAGCCGCGCCCTGCCCGTGTCTCGTGGCACACCGAGGAGACGGGCAGAGGAGTCACTGCGGCTGGCGGCAGGCGATGCGGCCGTTGACGCGGGTGGAGTGCCGACCGAGGCCGACTTCACGCTCGCTGGTCGGATTGACGCCATCGCCTCAGCTTGACACTGTCGGTGATCTTGGTTGGTCAAGGTCAGGTGCCGAGGGTGCGCCAGGACTTGGATCGGGGAATCGACTGCTGGTCCAGGAAGGTCTGGAAGGCGGTGGGCGGTCTCGATGATGAGGGTTTCTCGGTCTCTGGTTGGCTGCTGAGTCGTTCGATGTTCACGGCGATGGCTGTGAGGACGTGTTGCAGGTGGGCTTTCGGCTGTCCTCGGTAGCGGCAGCGGCGCAGACTGCTATTACTGGTGTATGCAGGAAGACACCGCGCGGTCCGCGATCGACACGTTCATCTCCGCGTTCAACGCCTCGGACGACAGCGATGTGACTGCGCTGCTCTCCCAGGCCCTGACCTCGGACGTGGTCTTCTGGGGACCGTTGGGCCGCACTGAGGGGATCGAGGCGGTCGAGCGGTTCGTGCTGGACATCCGCCGCCACCCCGCGGGGACCGGCACGATGACGCGCTGTTCGGCGGTGGACATGCCGGACGAGTGGGCCCGGTACCAGTGGGCCTTCACGACGCCGGATGGAGGCCCCCGCCTGGCGGGAACGGACGTCGTCCATCTGCGGCGGAGCCTCATCGACCAGGTCATCGTCTTCGCGGGGGAGATCGAGCCGTCCGCCGCCTGAGCCGTTCTCCTCTGGCGCCGTCCTTCTCCTGAACCGGCACATCCAACCGCCACGACGACCAACCCGGCGAACCTATGCGGTCACAGCACTAGTCGTTCCAGGTCAGCACGTTGCTACGGACTAGCTTCGCTGTCAAAGGACACGCGCGGAGCACGGACCGTTCTTGGCCGTGGCGGGTTCCGGGCCGGACACAACCGGGTACCGGAGGCAGGGGTCGGCGGGGCGCCCGGAGGATACGTGCGGGTCACACGCTGGCTGCCCGGCGCCGACCCCTCCCCTCTCCCCTACCCCGGAATACCGCCGAGGCGCACGCGGCATACGACACAGGCTGTGCGGCCGGGACGACACACGCCTGGGGGCGCACCGGTCGGTGCGCCCCCAGGCGTGTGCTTCGGCTACGGCGTGT
The Streptacidiphilus albus JL83 genome window above contains:
- a CDS encoding transposase, which produces MRRCRYRGQPKAHLQHVLTAIAVNIERLSSQPETEKPSSSRPPTAFQTFLDQQSIPRSKSWRTLGT
- a CDS encoding nuclear transport factor 2 family protein, yielding MQEDTARSAIDTFISAFNASDDSDVTALLSQALTSDVVFWGPLGRTEGIEAVERFVLDIRRHPAGTGTMTRCSAVDMPDEWARYQWAFTTPDGGPRLAGTDVVHLRRSLIDQVIVFAGEIEPSAA
- a CDS encoding NUDIX hydrolase, which encodes MSDSVWKNLGEHTVYENPWLRINLADVELPNGRHLDHYLMRLRPVALATCVNEDDEVLLLWRHRFITDTWGWELAAGVVEAGESLEAAAAREMLEETGWRPGPLKHLLTVEPSNGLTDALHHVYWSESAEYVGHPEDDFESERREWVPLARVPEMVAKGDVRSANAVAALLLLHHMRVA